A DNA window from Sporosarcina sp. ANT_H38 contains the following coding sequences:
- a CDS encoding HAD family hydrolase gives MASSGVKIELKDVLIIKAIIFDFDGTIANTLPICYYAFQCVFKEFDNKNLSNEEIKAMFGPSETGIIRENLSNSNKDAAIELYYAKYSERHSQFVTPHKEIDDLIKRIKEQGLKIGIFTGKAKRSLDISLKALQMEGLFDVIITGDDVNEPKPHPEGLLKALSLLSVGKSEALFIGDSDADIDAGIRANVYTVGVQWLPDCHSMEFTIEPNSIFKSVTEFIDSMGIGETYEY, from the coding sequence ATGGCGAGTAGTGGTGTGAAAATAGAATTGAAGGATGTGTTGATTATCAAAGCGATTATTTTTGATTTTGATGGGACAATAGCGAATACCTTACCAATTTGTTATTATGCTTTTCAGTGTGTCTTCAAGGAGTTTGATAATAAAAATCTTTCTAATGAAGAAATAAAAGCAATGTTTGGCCCGTCAGAAACCGGGATTATTCGAGAGAACCTATCCAATAGTAACAAGGATGCAGCCATTGAGTTGTACTATGCGAAGTACTCTGAACGCCATAGTCAATTTGTTACACCACATAAGGAAATTGATGATCTTATTAAGCGCATAAAAGAACAAGGACTCAAAATCGGCATCTTTACGGGAAAGGCAAAAAGAAGTTTAGATATATCCCTAAAAGCTCTGCAGATGGAAGGGCTGTTTGATGTCATCATAACAGGGGATGATGTGAACGAACCAAAGCCACATCCGGAAGGGTTATTGAAAGCTTTATCCCTTTTAAGTGTGGGAAAAAGTGAAGCACTATTTATTGGAGATAGTGATGCAGATATAGATGCTGGTATTCGAGCGAACGTATATACAGTGGGAGTCCAATGGTTGCCAGATTGTCATTCAATGGAATTTACGATTGAACCTAATTCAATCTTCAAAAGTGTAACCGAATTCATTGATTCTATGGGAATTGGTGAGACTTATGAGTACTAA